From a region of the Tenggerimyces flavus genome:
- a CDS encoding GNAT family N-acetyltransferase, which produces MTTVRSVDPHDDAAFRAWYDALAAGIEADRTDPTGWTYPEITVAYRHPDPSIRRTPFAAYDDDGRCVGAAFASLPQKENLQRANLNVGVPPEHRRKGIGSALLAALIEHGLADGRTTMLAGVDVPVDVEDWPGVAFATKHGFSLALMEVRRQQPLPAPAERLDALAAKADERSGDYKIVSWNGACPDEYAEQYAHLKALLDTEAPTGDVHWDVPDWDVQRLRDEEEVATLQGRTLFSTIAIAPDGTVAAHTQAAVTKHDPTRAYQWDTLVLAEHRGHRLGLAVKIANVRALQTAHPDVTRMDTWNAEVNGPMVAVNEELGYRIVEYSHEYQRNLA; this is translated from the coding sequence ATGACCACCGTACGTAGCGTCGATCCGCATGACGACGCGGCATTCCGGGCCTGGTACGACGCCCTCGCCGCCGGTATCGAGGCGGATCGCACCGATCCGACCGGCTGGACCTATCCGGAGATCACGGTCGCCTACCGGCATCCGGACCCGTCCATCCGGCGGACCCCGTTCGCCGCGTACGACGATGACGGAAGGTGTGTGGGCGCGGCGTTCGCCTCCCTTCCGCAGAAGGAGAATCTCCAGCGGGCCAACCTCAACGTCGGCGTCCCGCCCGAGCATCGCCGGAAGGGAATCGGGTCCGCGCTGCTCGCCGCGCTCATCGAGCACGGCTTGGCCGACGGCCGGACGACCATGCTCGCCGGTGTCGACGTCCCCGTCGACGTCGAGGACTGGCCGGGCGTCGCGTTCGCCACGAAGCACGGCTTCAGCCTTGCCCTCATGGAGGTCCGGCGACAACAGCCTTTGCCCGCACCGGCCGAACGGCTCGATGCCCTTGCGGCGAAGGCGGACGAGCGCTCCGGCGACTACAAGATCGTGTCGTGGAACGGAGCCTGTCCGGACGAGTACGCCGAGCAGTACGCGCACCTGAAGGCGCTGCTCGACACCGAGGCGCCGACCGGAGACGTCCACTGGGACGTCCCCGACTGGGACGTCCAGCGGCTCCGCGACGAGGAAGAAGTCGCAACCTTGCAAGGCAGAACGCTGTTCAGCACGATCGCGATCGCACCGGACGGAACGGTCGCCGCGCACACGCAGGCAGCGGTGACGAAGCACGACCCGACCCGCGCCTACCAGTGGGACACGCTCGTTCTGGCCGAGCACCGCGGCCACCGGCTCGGGCTCGCGGTGAAGATCGCGAACGTCCGGGCGCTCCAGACCGCCCACCCCGACGTCACCCGGATGGACACCTGGAACGCCGAGGTGAACGGCCCGATGGTCGCGGTGAACGAGGAGCTCGGCTACCGCATCGTGGAGTACAGCCACGAGTATCAGCGGAACCTCGCGTAG
- a CDS encoding GNAT family N-acetyltransferase, which translates to MTTVRRVDPHDDAAFRTWYDTYTVGFEAGRTDPGGWTSPEAAAVYRHPSAAFPMAPFGAYDDADRCVGGAWAGLPQRENLQRLELNICVPPEHRRQGIGTALLDALIEFARQNGRTNLIGGLHIPVGVTDWPGVGFFTKHGFTHGITEVRRRQLLPVPDDRLDALAAKAKERASDYQIVSWEGPCPDEYAEQYANLKALLDTEAPTGEISYDVAEWDVERLREDEANLERQGRTLYATVAIAPDGTVVAHTQAVVTKHDPSRGSQWDTLVLTEHRGHRLGLAVKVANLRALQTAHPEVTRIDTWNAEENGPMVAVNEELGYRIFEYNQGWQRTLTP; encoded by the coding sequence ATGACGACCGTTCGACGTGTCGATCCGCACGACGACGCGGCCTTCCGGACCTGGTACGACACGTACACGGTCGGGTTCGAGGCCGGCCGCACCGACCCGGGCGGTTGGACCTCGCCTGAGGCCGCCGCGGTGTATCGGCACCCGTCGGCGGCGTTCCCGATGGCTCCGTTCGGGGCGTACGACGATGCCGATCGCTGCGTGGGTGGGGCCTGGGCCGGCCTTCCGCAGCGGGAGAATCTGCAGCGCCTCGAGCTCAACATCTGCGTTCCGCCCGAGCATCGGCGCCAGGGCATCGGCACCGCGCTGCTCGACGCGCTCATCGAGTTCGCCCGGCAGAACGGCCGGACCAACCTCATCGGCGGACTGCACATCCCGGTCGGCGTCACCGACTGGCCCGGGGTGGGGTTCTTCACCAAGCACGGCTTCACGCACGGGATCACCGAGGTACGCCGGCGGCAGCTGCTCCCCGTACCCGATGATCGGCTGGATGCCCTTGCTGCCAAGGCGAAAGAGCGCGCGTCGGACTACCAGATCGTGTCCTGGGAGGGTCCGTGCCCCGACGAGTACGCCGAGCAGTACGCGAACCTGAAGGCGTTGCTGGACACTGAAGCGCCCACGGGCGAGATCTCGTACGACGTCGCCGAGTGGGACGTCGAACGGCTCCGGGAGGACGAGGCCAACCTCGAACGCCAGGGGCGCACGCTGTACGCCACGGTCGCGATCGCCCCCGACGGGACCGTCGTGGCGCACACCCAGGCCGTCGTGACCAAGCACGACCCCAGCCGAGGATCCCAGTGGGACACGCTCGTACTCACCGAGCATCGCGGTCACCGGCTGGGCCTCGCGGTGAAGGTCGCGAACCTCCGAGCGCTGCAGACCGCGCACCCGGAGGTCACCCGGATCGACACCTGGAACGCCGAGGAGAACGGCCCGATGGTCGCGGTGAACGAGGAGCTCGGCTACCGGATCTTCGAGTACAACCAGGGCTGGCAGCGCACGCTCACGCCCTAG
- a CDS encoding helix-turn-helix transcriptional regulator, with product MRAERLLRIVMLLQTRGRVTAAELARELEISTRTVKRDMEALSSAGIPVYATRGGAGGWRLVESYRTSLTGLTTSEALSIVVGHTHGVLADLGLDDPGDGPILKVLETIAPSARARIDHARERIHVNDGSWGDQAKPPDPALVQLQKAIWDDRVVRIRYGTSPTSVRLQPYGLVRQGTWYLVARRGSELRTYRVSRIHQLESTEETFAREAGFDLASHWQEAGRSFAASHPRYLVELRLRGDALIRARWVWARERAIGEPDADGWVRATFDLQDAENAQTVIRQLGAQTVVEAPDELRQATIAYARGVLDVNG from the coding sequence ATGCGCGCCGAGCGACTCCTCCGGATCGTGATGCTGCTGCAGACCCGCGGCCGGGTCACGGCGGCGGAGCTCGCGCGCGAGCTGGAGATCTCCACGCGTACGGTCAAGCGGGACATGGAGGCGCTGAGCAGCGCCGGGATCCCCGTGTACGCCACGCGGGGCGGGGCGGGCGGTTGGCGGCTCGTCGAGTCGTACCGCACCAGCCTGACCGGCCTCACCACCAGCGAGGCCCTGTCGATCGTGGTCGGCCACACCCACGGCGTCCTCGCCGACCTCGGGCTCGACGACCCGGGCGACGGGCCGATCCTCAAGGTGCTCGAGACGATCGCACCCAGCGCCCGTGCTCGCATCGACCACGCTCGCGAACGCATCCACGTCAACGACGGGTCGTGGGGAGACCAGGCCAAGCCACCGGATCCCGCACTTGTCCAACTACAGAAGGCGATCTGGGACGATCGCGTCGTGCGGATCAGGTACGGCACCTCGCCGACGAGCGTCCGACTGCAGCCGTACGGGCTGGTCCGCCAGGGCACCTGGTACCTCGTCGCTCGCCGAGGGTCCGAGCTGCGGACCTACCGCGTGTCCCGCATCCACCAGCTCGAGAGCACCGAGGAGACGTTCGCGCGCGAGGCCGGCTTCGACCTCGCGAGCCACTGGCAGGAGGCGGGCAGGAGCTTCGCCGCGAGCCATCCCCGCTATCTCGTCGAGCTGAGACTCCGCGGCGACGCGTTGATCCGCGCCCGCTGGGTGTGGGCCCGCGAACGCGCGATCGGCGAGCCCGACGCCGACGGCTGGGTACGGGCGACGTTCGACCTGCAGGACGCGGAGAACGCGCAGACCGTGATCCGCCAGCTCGGCGCCCAGACCGTCGTCGAGGCCCCCGACGAGCTACGTCAGGCGACGATCGCCTACGCCCGTGGAGTCCTGGACGTCAACGGCTAG
- a CDS encoding nucleotide excision repair endonuclease, translated as MSALLDAAARAPDTPGVYFMLGVRTELLYVGKAGHLRRRLKQHAVAKPSPERLAELYERVAEVRWRELPDEAAAVAWETDLITALAPPHNAGPLGVWNHIVLAPGVADRLSFTLRLEPVGGTVYGCFPHLGKGVGSPPGLACSDGYTAFLRLLWAASEDPAQRVPAKLTRSAPVSFEVPVNPDLRRQLHSFLSGTSDRLLANLPIGHREPYLQPGLRRDRDAARGFFAYGPVALRKLRLRHGLPARPMTRETFAALVTADALAAIGEFRPPPRFE; from the coding sequence GTGAGCGCTCTCCTCGACGCGGCCGCGCGAGCGCCCGATACGCCGGGCGTGTACTTCATGCTCGGCGTGCGGACCGAGCTGCTGTACGTCGGGAAGGCCGGCCACCTCCGGCGTCGGCTCAAGCAGCACGCCGTCGCGAAGCCTTCGCCGGAACGGCTGGCAGAGCTGTACGAACGCGTCGCCGAGGTGCGCTGGCGCGAGCTGCCCGACGAGGCCGCCGCGGTCGCGTGGGAGACCGACTTGATCACGGCCCTCGCGCCACCGCACAACGCCGGCCCGCTCGGGGTCTGGAACCACATCGTGCTGGCGCCCGGTGTCGCCGACCGGCTGAGCTTCACGCTCCGGCTCGAGCCGGTCGGCGGCACGGTGTACGGGTGCTTTCCCCATCTGGGCAAGGGAGTCGGGAGTCCGCCTGGCCTCGCGTGCAGTGACGGCTACACGGCGTTCCTCCGGCTGCTGTGGGCGGCGTCCGAAGACCCGGCGCAACGCGTGCCGGCGAAGCTGACCCGCTCGGCGCCCGTGAGCTTCGAGGTGCCTGTCAACCCGGACTTGCGCCGGCAGCTGCACAGCTTCCTCAGTGGCACCAGCGACCGGCTGCTCGCGAACCTCCCGATCGGTCACCGCGAGCCGTATCTCCAACCAGGCTTGAGACGTGACCGCGACGCGGCGCGGGGTTTCTTCGCGTACGGTCCGGTCGCGCTGCGCAAGCTGAGGCTGCGGCACGGCCTGCCCGCGCGGCCGATGACACGGGAGACGTTCGCCGCCCTCGTCACCGCCGACGCCCTGGCCGCCATCGGCGAGTTCAGGCCCCCGCCGCGTTTCGAATGA
- a CDS encoding luciferase domain-containing protein, giving the protein MTLTPRSGARPATSDEGPHRQLDQHSSPELWGRLVHAATTLQGVVEGLSGVSVPSSRALLLDDLRNVTDPATSLNPEPPLEPVHLHGVTDTSLHLCLPRERAAEVCALGWGEPHGYVEHDTEIMVYGPRDDAELAIVLGLIEESLAFARSAHA; this is encoded by the coding sequence GTGACGCTAACGCCGCGCTCGGGAGCACGCCCCGCCACCTCCGACGAGGGACCGCATCGCCAGCTCGACCAGCATTCCTCGCCCGAGCTGTGGGGCCGGCTCGTGCACGCCGCCACGACGCTGCAAGGCGTCGTCGAAGGCCTGAGCGGCGTCTCCGTCCCTTCCTCGCGCGCCCTGCTCCTCGACGACCTGCGCAACGTCACCGACCCCGCGACCTCGCTCAACCCCGAACCGCCGCTGGAACCCGTTCACCTGCACGGCGTCACCGACACCAGCCTGCACCTGTGCCTGCCGCGCGAGCGCGCCGCCGAGGTGTGCGCGCTCGGCTGGGGCGAGCCGCACGGGTACGTCGAGCACGACACCGAGATCATGGTCTACGGGCCGCGCGACGACGCCGAGCTCGCGATCGTCCTGGGCCTGATCGAGGAGAGCCTCGCGTTCGCCCGGAGCGCCCATGCCTGA